The Halovivax ruber XH-70 genome includes the window AAGGTGTTCGAGGCGATGGCGCTGTTCGAGGCCGAGAACGAGAGCGGCGAGATCAGCGACTTCCGCGAGGACCAGAACGAAAATCGGCTTGCGTATCTGCACGGAGTGGCCCAAGACGTCATCGAAAAGCAGCAAAAAGAGTCTTCGCTGGGGACGAAACAGGAGCTCAAGGCATCGAACTCCAGAGAAGTTCGCGATCTCGCAAAGCGCGGTCCGTCGGAAGCCGATATCAAAACGCAGATCGAGCAACTCAAATCGAACATCGATGCCGACCTGAGCGACGTGGCCCTGACCGAGGACCAACGCCGGCTCCTCGATGGTGACATCGAGGTCGGGATGTGGGACAAGGTCTCCTGGGGAATCGTCAAGGGTATCCTCTCCGTGACGACGATCCCGTATCTGATCAAGGCGGCGAAGCTGGGAACGGCGGCCGCGGGGAAGGACCTCGACGACCGGGGAAGACAGACGGTGGCGCAACTCCGGGACGGAAAGATATCAGATCTGGACGACCTCAAGCACCTCTGGGAGCAGACCAACGGCTCGCTCGAAGACCGGGCCGAGCAGATCGAACAGGAGATCCGGGAGGGAGTCTGGTACGATGAGGATGGCGACCCATACCAAACTGGTGGAAATCAATGAAGACCAAAATCGAAGGGGAGAAAGATGGTTACATAAAGGTCTATGTGACCGACAATGGCGGGGCTGAGCATGACTTGACTATTGAAAACGGGGGAGAAATAGAGTTCCATAAATGCGAGGAATACTCTAACAATCCCGCCAAACGAACTCGTAAACAGTCGGAATACGGGCAGCAAGCCCGCCGATATGCGCAGTGGACTGTGTACCGCGAGCGCGGGTACGACACGGTTCCACCAACCGAAAACCCCGATCGCCTCGTGGCTGGCCTGCTGGCCATCACCAGGCTCTCCGAAGATGAGTTCGACGACTATTTCGGCGATCTCCACGCCAAACTTCGTCGCCACTACGACGGGTTCGGCGTCGAATTGCCGTTCGACGACGCAGATCCCGACGACGCCATCGTCTACCAGAAGGATGTCTACCTGCAACCCGATCCGGTCGACTTCGACCCGCCGGTACTCGAGCAATTCCTCGATCGGTTCGACGGGGATGCCGATTCACCGGCCGTCGGCGACGGCGACATTCCGTTCGACGAGATGGACGAACTCGATTTCGAGGTCGAAGCCGTCTCGGGGATGCACGTGTTGCACAACGACGGGCAGGGGAACGAGCAGGTATCCCACGGCGAGCAACCACTCGATCGCGACCCGGACGTTCGCGTCGAACTGATGGCGTTCGATCCTGCGTCGGTTGACTCGTTCCAGCACTACGTCGTCTCGAACCTCGCCTACCAGATCCGCGACCGCTTCCTGCTGATGGGGGTGAAGCCGCCAGTTCCGTTCCGCGCACAAGGGTGGGGAACCTACGAGGGCTTCCAGAGCCAGAAATTCTGCTCGCTGTACGACGAGTACTGGTCGAGCGAGGCGACCGTAACGTCCTGGGAACCCTGGTAACGCCTCTCCATCGACGCATGTGCAGGCTCTGTGTTCGGTCCCCGGATTCTGCCGTTCAGTTACCATCCGCCGGATGTAACCAGTACACTGGCTGTTTGCGCTCGATACAACCTGACGGTAAATCGCGGGCATGGCCTCGGAAGCCAACCATCATGCGAGTATTCGAGTGGACGGATCCCCACGACGTGCCGGACGCCGACCTGGAGATCGATCCGGATCCGCAGCTAGAGCGCGAAGCGGATCAGGCAGCCGAGGATGCGCTCTCGGGCGACGAGCCGCTGATTGTGAACCGGCTGGGAACCGACTTCCACGTCCAGCGAAAGGACTGGAACGCCGGTCCCGCAAATGCCGAGCGCCTCTCGACGGCCGAGGGCCCCGGCCTCGTCGACGAGACAGTCGCGGATCTGACCACCAAGACCTACCGGCTGACGCAGGACGAGCTCGTCGACCTCGTCGAGGCGGTCGACACACCCGACGAGCTCCCCGCCTACGTCGAAGCGAACGATATCGACGTCGCCAGCCGCCTGCAGGACACGATGGGCAGTGGGTTCAAGGGCGCGACGAGCGGCTGGAAGGCCGGATCGCTGGTGGGCTCGATAGCCGGGCCCGCTGGGGCACTGGCGGGCGGCCTCGCCACCGTTCCGGTCGGCTACTTCATCGCCCAGCAGTATGGGAACGGAACGGCCGACACAATACAGAAGCGCCTCCGGTCACTACTCGGACTCACCACCGATCAGGAGTTCAAGATCGAAGGTGGAGAAACGGGCGACAAGTCCCTAAAATTCTGGTGAATCTAATGGAAGCACAAGTTATCGATAGAGACGATCAAGACATCGGTGTAGAAGTTGACGATAATAATGGGGTGGAGCATCGGATATTGGTATCATACGATGGAGACATCTCTGGACACAGTCAAGATGGCTACCCTGATGACCCTGAACGGAGAAGTACATCGGAGCAGGAAACGATATTCCATGCCCGCCGCTACGCCAAGTACTACGTCGCTCAGGAGACCGAATACGACACGATCCCGTGGGATCTGAACCCCGGGCGGTTCGAGACCGTCCGCGACGCACTGGCTGCCCTCACCGCCGACGAACTCGACGACTACTTCGGCGACCTGTTCGCCCAGAGTCTGAGTCACTACGCAGACGATCCCGACGTCGACACGGGTGGCACCGAGCGCCCCTACGAACTTCCGACAGACAAGATCGGTCCCGATGGTGCCGTACTCTACGAACAGGAGATCTACCTCGACGAATCAGATGATATTGAAGCCGTCTCAGGCGTCATCGTCGAGTACTACGTCGCGAAGGGCGAGCGGACGACCGTTCGTCACGACGAAGCGCCGGTGCCGGATCGCGACTCGGACGCCCGCATCGAGATTTCGCCTGCTCCGTTCGTCGACCTGAAACCCTTCCGGGACTATCTCGTATACAATCTGCGCTGTCAGATCCGCGATTGCTACGTCGGAATGGGGCTCGAACCGCCCGCGGCGTACAAAGTCCTCGGCCCGGGCCAGTACCGCTTCACAGGCAAGTACCAACACTTCGAGTGCTACCCCGCGTACTTCGACGTCAACGCGGACATCCCCGGCTACAGCCACGAGTTCGCGCCGGAGTTGCCGATTTCGGACGCCGAACTCGGTGGGTTGGTGGATCTGGGAAGTGAACGGTCACTGTACAGCCAGCTCAAAGGCGCGCTGTTCAGTCGGTAGGGCTCGAAACCAGTTCCGTCGCGGGCGACGGAGAGACACCCCCAGAGCCCGCAGTCGGGTCGGCTTCCCAATCTTTCGTATCTAGCCGCGTTCGATCGTCGCGGACCCGCGGGCAGAGCGTCAGGGCTATGTCGACCGAGCCCTACGGTCTCGCTATGACGCTGCTTGGATCGGAACTGCTCGCCGAGGTCGTCTCGCTCGCGGTGTACACCGTTCTCGCCATCGGGCTGACGATCGTCGGCGCACTCGCAGAGAACGCCAGTCTCCAGCACCTGGGCGCTGGCGACCTGATGCTCGCCGGCTGGCTCGCCGCGATCGGAACCGTCCTGCTGTACGCGGGCGTTTACGCCGTCGGCTACCAGAAGCTGGTTCTTCGCGCGAGCGCCGTGTTCGCGGAGTGAACGGCGAGGTTGGCAGGTACCCAGCCCGACGTTGCACCTTCCTACGCTTCGGCGAGTGACTGCAGGTACGTGACGAACGCGGCGATCGCGAGCACGGAAAATCCCGCGGATATGAACTGCATAGGGATCACTCCCCCCCGTGAACGCGGTCGTTGCGACAGTGAGGATGATGATCGCCGCGAGAGTAGTGAGGACCCATCCGATGTTCGTCAGGTACCGTCGGACCGGGAACGACATTGGAGAGATTTTTTTGCCACCAGCCATAATAGTTTCTCGTCGTTCGAGAGTGGATGATGTGCCGATCAAGTCTGACAGGTGAATCTGCCACACCGATTGCTCTTTAGTCTCGGAGCCAATTCCATCCGGTATGAGTCGATTCGGCGAGGTCGCCGACCAGTACGAACCCCACACACTCGAAGAATCGGTCTTCGAGTACTGGGACGAGGTCGACGCCTACGAGCAGACGAAAGCCCACCGGGCCGACGGCGAGCGGTTCTTCTTCGTCGACGGACCGCCGTACACCTCCGGCGCGGCGCACATGGGCACGACGTGGAACAAGACGCTGAAGGACGTCTACCTCCGCTTTTTGCGGATGCAGGGCTACGACGTCACCGACCGCCCGGGCTACGACATGCACGGGCTGCCCATCGAGACCCGGGTCGAGGAGAAACTCGGCTTCGAGAACAAGAAGGACATCGAAGCCTACGGGGAGGACGCCTTCATCGAAGCCTGCAAAGAGTACGCCGACGAGCAACTGGAAGGCCTCCAGTCCGACTTCCAGGACTTCGGCGTCTGGATGGACTGGGAGGACCCGTACAAGACGGTCTCGCCGGAGTACATGGAAGCCGCCTGGTGGGGCTTTTCCCAGGCCGCCGACCGCGACCTCGTCGAAAAGGGCCACCGCTCCATCTCGCAGTGTCCCCGCTGTGAGACCGCGATCGCCAACAACGAGGTCGAGTACGACGACGTCGAGGACCCCTCGGTCTACGTGAAATTCGACGTAACGGACCGCGAGGGAGACGCACCAGCGGACACGAGCGGCGACGGTAAGCTCGTCGTCTGGACGACGACGCCATGGACCATCCCCGCGAACACGTTCGTCGCCGTCGACGAAAAGGGCGACTACGTCGGGGTTCGGGCCGAAAGCGGCGACCACGAAGAGCTCCTCTACGTCGCGGAACCGAAAGTCGAGGACGTCCTCTCGGCGGGTCGCTACGACGACTACGAGGTCGTCGAGGAGCTGACCGGCGCGGACCTGCTCGGCTGGGCGTACGAGCACCCGATGGCCGACGAGGTGCCAGCCCACCCCGACTTCGACGGCGCCTGTGAGGTCTACGCGGCGGACTACGTCGACACGCACGGCGACGGGACCGGCCTCGTCCACTCCGCACCCGGCCACGGGGAGGAAGACTTCGAGCGCGGCACCGAACTCGACTTCCCGATCTTCTGTCCCGTCGGCGGCGACGGCGTCTACACCGAGGAGGGCGGCGCCTACGAAGGGCAGTTCGTCCGCGACGCCAACGAGGACATCGTCGCCGACCTCGAGGCGAACGGCTCGTTGCTGGCCTCGGAGACGATCTCGCACAGTTACGGCCACTGCTGGCGGTGTGATACGGGCATCATCCAGATCGTCACCGAGCAGTGGTTCATCACGATCACCGACGTCAAGGACGAACTGCTCGACAACATCGAGGACAGCAAGTGGCACCCCGAGTGGGCCCGCGACAACCGCTTCCGGGACTTCGTCGAGGAGGCGCCCGACTGGAACGTCTCCCGGCAGCGCTACTGGGGGATCCCGCTGCCCGTCTGGACGCCTGAAGGCGACTCCTCGTCCGATAGCGATGGGGCCGATCCCGACGACATGATCGTCGTCGGTACCCGCGAGGAACTCGCCGAGCGCGTCGACCAGGACGTCGACCCCGAGTCCGTGGACCTGCACAAGGACACGGTCGACGAGCTGACGATCACCGAGGATGGAACGACCTACACCCGCGTGCCGGACGTCTTCGACGTCTGGTTCGACTCCTCGGTGGCTTCGCTGGGCACGATCGGCTACCCGTCGAACGAGGACGACTTCGATGAACTGTGGCCCGCCGACCTCATCATGGAAGCCCACGACCAGACGCGCGGCTGGTTCTGGTCCCAGCTCGGCATGGGGACGACCGCCCTCGGCGATATTCCCTACAAGGAAGTCCTCATGCACGGGTTCGCCCAGATGCCCGACGGCCGGGCGATGTCGAAATCCAAGGACATCCTCGTCGACCCCCACGAGGCCATCGACAAGCACGGCCGTGACGTCATGCGCATGTTCCTGCTGTCGAACAACCCGCAGGGCGACGACATGCGCTTTTCCTGGGACGGGATGGAGACGATGGAACGCCACCTCCGGACCCTCTGGAACGTGTTCCGCTTCCCGCTGCCGTACATGCGCCTGGACGGGTTCGAGCCGGGCGTTGCGACTCCGTCGCAACGAGACGGAGGCGGCGAAGCCGCCGGAGTGACCCTCGAGACGGTCGCTGACGACCTCGAACTCGTCGACGAGTGGGTGCTGGCCCGGCTGCAGTCGACGAAGGCCGAGATGGCCACCCACTTCGACGACTACCGACAGGATCGGGCGCTCGACGCGCTCATCGACTTCGTCGTCGAGGACGTCTCCCGGTTCTACGTCCAGGCCGTTCGCGAACGCATGTGGGAAGAGGCCGACAGCGCGTCGAAGACGGCCGCCTACGCGACGATCTACCACGTCCTCCGCGAGACCGTCGTCCTGCTCGCACCGTACGCCCCGTTCGTCACAGAGGAACTCTACGGCACGCTCACCGGCGACGACGGCTTCGACACGGTCCACATGGAAGACTGGCCGACGCCGGACGGGCGCTTCGAAGACGAAGAACTCGAGACCGACGTCTCGCTGCTGCGCGCGATCGAGGAGGCTGGTGCCAACGCCCGCCAGCAGGCCGGCCGCAAACTACGCTGGCCCGTTCCGCGCGTCGTCGTCGCGGCGAACGACGAACGGCTCGCCACGGCCGTGGATCGACACGAAGCGCTGCTCGCCGACCGACTCAACGCCCGCGAGATCGAGGTGCTCGGCGCCGACGAGCGCTGGGGCGAACTCGAGTACAGCGCCGAGGCCGACATGAGCCTTCTCGGCCCCGCGTTCGGCGACCAGGCGGGGCAGGTCATGAACGCGCTCAACGAGGCCAGCATCGAGGAACCGGACCTCGACGCGCTGGCGGACGCCGTTTCAGACGCGGTAGGTGAGGACGTCGACCTCGACGACGAGATGGTCTCGTTCGTCACCCAGACGCCCGACGACGTGGCTGGGTCGACGATCACGATCGAGGGCGACGAACACGGCGTCGCCTACGTCGACGCCTCGCTCACCGCGGACATCGAGAGCGAGGGCTACGCCCGCGAGGTCATCCGCCGCGTTCAGGAGATGCGCAAGGACGCCGATCTCGACGTCGAGCAGCGCATCGCCCTCGAACTCGACGTGGGCGACGACCGCGTCGCTGATCTGGTCGACGAACGTATGGACCTCGTCCGCGAGGAAGTGCGTGCCGACGAAATCCGAACGGTGACAGACGGCCACCGCGAGACCTGGGACGTCGAGGGCGTCTCGATGGAACTGGCAATCGAACCGCTCGCGACCGCCGAAGCGTCCGATTAGGCGGACGCGACGATTTCTACATCGAGGGCTGACAGTCGACGATCGACGCGTCGCCGTTCACGACGACTCGCCACTCGACGTCGGCGACGGTGATCGTGAGAGAGATGCGAAGCGGTTCCTGCTGACTGACCGTCGGCGCCGAGAAGACGGCCCACTCGTACTCCCAGAACGGCGTGGTGTCGAGGGCGGCCCCGTGATCGAACAGCGTCGAGGCGATTCGAGGGCGTGTCGACAGCACGAGGCCCACCGGTGCGTACACGGTGGCGCCACAGCCGGCGCAGTCGAACCTGACCGACGGAGCGTCCGGTCGGCGCTCGGCCCACGAATCGACGGTCGACGTCATCCGGTGGGCGCAGAACGGACAGACGCCGTCGTCGGCGAGGTCGACGTAGGCCCGGGTTCGGTTCGCGTAGGCCGCGACGAACGCCGCCGTGGAGAGGGAGTCCGCCGGGCCCGGCGGGAAGTCAAATGCGCTCAAGACGTGCTCGCACGCGGGGCACTCGACGACTCCTTCGCCCGCTCGGTAGCTGATTTCGACCGTCGGATTGGCGCAGCGGCCGCACACGGAGTCGATCACGACCGGGTCGCGTTCGACCTCGTCGTTGAGCACGTCGGCGACGAGGAGGTTGTGCGCCCACCGCCCCTGCTGGGTGAGTTCGTAGCCGGCGCTCGATTTCCGAACGAACGTGCCCGTGAGCTGGCGGAGGTGGTAGTTCAACCGGCCGCCGTCGTCGACCGGGGATCGGTCAAGTATCGTCGAATACGACAGCGGCGCGTCGCTCGCGGCGAGGATCGCGACGAGTCCGAGTCGGAGCTCGCTGGCGAGGCCGCGAAACGAGTCGTCGCGCCCGGGTGGCACCCGATCTCGCCCGTCGTCCGCCGGCCCGGGAGCGTTTCGACGGGTCACAACGACTGTGACCACCGCGACCAGTAAGCCGTTTTGGAACGCCTCCGGGAGAAGGAAATTTCTCCAAATCGCTATGGCAGGTTCGACCCATCTCGAGCACACGATACGATGCCTGGACACGTCTTCCTCGAAGGAGAACGGATCGAGTTCCGCGTCGTCGAGAACGCCGAGACGGACCGCCGCGTTCTCGGATACGTCAGAAACGAACCCGGCTTTCGGCAGGCACTCGGATTCGATACCCCGTGGCCGTCCAATCGAACCGAATCGTTCATCGAGTCCGTGACGAACGACGAGTCGAGTTGTAACCTCCTCGTCTGCCTTCGCGACGATGGCGGTTCGAACGGGGCGGACGACTGGAACGAGACGGATCGCGGATCGATCGTGGGGGCCGTATCCCTCTTCGACATCGACCGCGTCTCGGGGACGCTCAGCTACTGGCTCCTTCCGGACTATCGCGGCGAGGGATACGCGACGGAAGCCGTCTCCGTGCTGTGTAACTACGCCGTTCGGGAGCTGGGGCTGCACCGGATTCAGGCCGACGTGTTCGACGAAAACGACGCGTCTCGACGCCTCCTCGAGCGGCTCGGCTTTGTTCACGAGGGGACTAAACGGGAGTGTCGCGTGTGCGGAGGCGAGTACCGGGGGGTCGATCAGTATGCGATACTCGACGAGGAGTGGAATCGGGAGGAGAAGTCATGAGCGAGACGGATTCGAGGCGAAACGGTGACGATGCACCGCCCGACTCCCGCCCGTACGACGTGGTGCTATTCGACCTCGATCGAACGCTGATCGAGCACGATCGCTGCGCGTCGGCGGTATTCGCGGAGGCCTGCGCCGACTGTGACGTCGAACCGTTCTGTGGATCGGAGACGCTGTCGCTGGCCCAGCGGGCCGTCGCCGCGGGAACGACCGATCTCGACGCGGACAGCTTCGATCGGCGCGTGTTCGAAACCGCCGCGGCGGCCGCCGGCGTATCGATCGACGCGAAGGAAGTAGCCGCGGCGTATCACGAGGTGCTCGACCCCCGTGCGGTGTCCCTTCGACCGGGAGCGAAAACCGCACTCCACGCGGCCGATCCGTACGAAACGGCGCTCGT containing:
- the ileS gene encoding isoleucine--tRNA ligase; translation: MSRFGEVADQYEPHTLEESVFEYWDEVDAYEQTKAHRADGERFFFVDGPPYTSGAAHMGTTWNKTLKDVYLRFLRMQGYDVTDRPGYDMHGLPIETRVEEKLGFENKKDIEAYGEDAFIEACKEYADEQLEGLQSDFQDFGVWMDWEDPYKTVSPEYMEAAWWGFSQAADRDLVEKGHRSISQCPRCETAIANNEVEYDDVEDPSVYVKFDVTDREGDAPADTSGDGKLVVWTTTPWTIPANTFVAVDEKGDYVGVRAESGDHEELLYVAEPKVEDVLSAGRYDDYEVVEELTGADLLGWAYEHPMADEVPAHPDFDGACEVYAADYVDTHGDGTGLVHSAPGHGEEDFERGTELDFPIFCPVGGDGVYTEEGGAYEGQFVRDANEDIVADLEANGSLLASETISHSYGHCWRCDTGIIQIVTEQWFITITDVKDELLDNIEDSKWHPEWARDNRFRDFVEEAPDWNVSRQRYWGIPLPVWTPEGDSSSDSDGADPDDMIVVGTREELAERVDQDVDPESVDLHKDTVDELTITEDGTTYTRVPDVFDVWFDSSVASLGTIGYPSNEDDFDELWPADLIMEAHDQTRGWFWSQLGMGTTALGDIPYKEVLMHGFAQMPDGRAMSKSKDILVDPHEAIDKHGRDVMRMFLLSNNPQGDDMRFSWDGMETMERHLRTLWNVFRFPLPYMRLDGFEPGVATPSQRDGGGEAAGVTLETVADDLELVDEWVLARLQSTKAEMATHFDDYRQDRALDALIDFVVEDVSRFYVQAVRERMWEEADSASKTAAYATIYHVLRETVVLLAPYAPFVTEELYGTLTGDDGFDTVHMEDWPTPDGRFEDEELETDVSLLRAIEEAGANARQQAGRKLRWPVPRVVVAANDERLATAVDRHEALLADRLNAREIEVLGADERWGELEYSAEADMSLLGPAFGDQAGQVMNALNEASIEEPDLDALADAVSDAVGEDVDLDDEMVSFVTQTPDDVAGSTITIEGDEHGVAYVDASLTADIESEGYAREVIRRVQEMRKDADLDVEQRIALELDVGDDRVADLVDERMDLVREEVRADEIRTVTDGHRETWDVEGVSMELAIEPLATAEASD
- a CDS encoding GNAT family N-acetyltransferase, whose amino-acid sequence is MPGHVFLEGERIEFRVVENAETDRRVLGYVRNEPGFRQALGFDTPWPSNRTESFIESVTNDESSCNLLVCLRDDGGSNGADDWNETDRGSIVGAVSLFDIDRVSGTLSYWLLPDYRGEGYATEAVSVLCNYAVRELGLHRIQADVFDENDASRRLLERLGFVHEGTKRECRVCGGEYRGVDQYAILDEEWNREEKS
- a CDS encoding DUF7351 domain-containing protein is translated as MTRRNAPGPADDGRDRVPPGRDDSFRGLASELRLGLVAILAASDAPLSYSTILDRSPVDDGGRLNYHLRQLTGTFVRKSSAGYELTQQGRWAHNLLVADVLNDEVERDPVVIDSVCGRCANPTVEISYRAGEGVVECPACEHVLSAFDFPPGPADSLSTAAFVAAYANRTRAYVDLADDGVCPFCAHRMTSTVDSWAERRPDAPSVRFDCAGCGATVYAPVGLVLSTRPRIASTLFDHGAALDTTPFWEYEWAVFSAPTVSQQEPLRISLTITVADVEWRVVVNGDASIVDCQPSM
- a CDS encoding HAD family hydrolase is translated as MSETDSRRNGDDAPPDSRPYDVVLFDLDRTLIEHDRCASAVFAEACADCDVEPFCGSETLSLAQRAVAAGTTDLDADSFDRRVFETAAAAAGVSIDAKEVAAAYHEVLDPRAVSLRPGAKTALHAADPYETALVTNGPERTHAAKLAAVGLRDRFDVTLFGSDVERVKPAAEPFERALAELDGTPERALKIGDSLETDVRGATEVGIDTAWISDGKPAPRTSVEPTYTLSSLADLPSVLR